Proteins from one Anaerobranca californiensis DSM 14826 genomic window:
- a CDS encoding TorD/DmsD family molecular chaperone: MEKLLEIEKARSLTYYLLSKTFSYPTNSLIEEGYVEHLEKLLPLLVENTEVKLVEMNNSLNNLEVTKELQLDYSALFIGPKTLLAPPYGSVYLESKREIMGESTMDVIRLMNEAGVKKVETFKEPQDHIRIELEFIHYLIEKAIEGLEKKDWEVAEKIYKATRGVFK, encoded by the coding sequence TTGGAAAAACTTTTAGAAATAGAAAAGGCGAGATCTTTAACATATTACCTTTTATCTAAAACCTTTTCATATCCTACAAATTCACTAATAGAAGAGGGTTATGTTGAACATTTAGAAAAACTCTTACCCCTTTTAGTAGAAAACACAGAAGTTAAATTAGTGGAAATGAATAATAGTCTTAACAATTTAGAAGTTACAAAAGAGCTGCAGTTAGATTATTCGGCCCTGTTTATAGGGCCGAAAACCCTCTTAGCTCCCCCATATGGTTCAGTTTATTTAGAAAGCAAAAGGGAGATAATGGGGGAATCGACTATGGATGTTATTCGCCTAATGAATGAAGCAGGTGTAAAGAAAGTAGAAACATTTAAAGAACCCCAGGATCATATTAGAATCGAGTTAGAGTTTATCCATTATTTAATAGAAAAAGCAATAGAAGGATTAGAAAAAAAAGACTGGGAAGTGGCTGAAAAAATATATAAAGCTACAAGGGGAGTTTTTAAATAA
- a CDS encoding 4Fe-4S dicluster domain-containing protein — protein sequence MANYGMVIDQKKCAGCAACSVACKNENNVPDGIFWSHYITETKGKFPNITYEYISTLCNHCENAPCVTACPVDPKAMYKTKDGLTLHDPDKCIGCRACESACPYGVIYFNEKEPFQRYREGDGKKLTEKVGGNVIPYYNPDRALTYDGIRRARVVEKCSFCDHRIANDEQPYCVVACPAEARIFGDLDDPNSEISKILKEKEHFVLKPEAGTKPKVFYINKFDEKDK from the coding sequence ATGGCAAATTACGGAATGGTGATAGATCAAAAAAAATGTGCAGGTTGTGCAGCTTGTTCAGTTGCTTGTAAAAATGAAAACAACGTACCTGATGGTATCTTTTGGTCCCATTATATTACTGAAACAAAGGGTAAATTTCCCAACATCACTTATGAATATATTTCAACTTTATGCAACCACTGTGAAAATGCTCCCTGTGTTACCGCTTGTCCTGTAGATCCAAAGGCAATGTATAAAACTAAAGATGGTTTAACTTTACATGATCCTGACAAGTGTATAGGTTGTAGAGCTTGTGAATCTGCTTGCCCTTATGGTGTAATCTACTTCAATGAAAAGGAACCTTTTCAAAGATACAGAGAAGGTGATGGTAAAAAATTAACGGAAAAGGTTGGGGGAAATGTAATCCCTTATTATAACCCTGACAGAGCATTAACATATGATGGGATTCGCAGAGCAAGGGTGGTGGAAAAGTGTAGCTTCTGTGATCACAGAATTGCTAATGATGAGCAGCCTTATTGTGTAGTGGCTTGTCCCGCTGAAGCTAGAATTTTTGGGGATTTAGATGATCCTAATAGTGAAATAAGTAAAATATTAAAAGAAAAAGAACATTTTGTATTAAAACCAGAAGCAGGGACAAAACCTAAAGTATTTTATATAAATAAGTTTGATGAAAAGGATAAGTAA
- a CDS encoding metallophosphoesterase family protein yields the protein MALKIFLTGDNHIGKKWNSNSYSENLKKELREARINNLMQLINFANDQQCDLFVIAGDLFDQVKVAKREIDAVGKILKEFSGTVLVMPGNHDYYDGQGKLWEDFQKVKGDNTLLLNKWQPYYLDDLDVVVYPAYCHQKHCQHHLLDWIKREEKGVLHIGIGHGALQNLSPDLDNRYFQMTERELEKTGLDLWLLGHTHIPYPGEKEVQNQKIFNAGTPEPDGLDCKHPGYAWLITVEEDKEVSGKLIETGIYKFYDLEKEIQHEFDLEKLVEELLQNNPERKIVRLKLAGRVTRELLDKILVDLKEVEEQLAALEIDNSLKLKITEEDIQKEFSENSFPYKILKTILEEDEDALQLAYELIRGCKYEN from the coding sequence ATGGCATTGAAAATTTTCCTAACAGGAGATAATCATATAGGTAAGAAATGGAATAGTAATAGTTATTCTGAAAATCTTAAAAAAGAATTAAGGGAAGCAAGGATAAATAATTTAATGCAATTGATAAATTTTGCTAATGATCAACAATGTGATCTATTCGTAATTGCTGGGGATTTGTTTGACCAAGTAAAGGTGGCTAAAAGGGAGATTGATGCTGTTGGAAAAATTTTAAAAGAATTTTCTGGAACAGTATTAGTTATGCCAGGGAATCATGATTACTACGATGGGCAAGGGAAACTATGGGAAGATTTTCAAAAAGTTAAAGGAGATAATACCCTGCTATTAAATAAATGGCAGCCCTATTATTTAGATGACTTAGATGTGGTAGTTTATCCTGCCTATTGTCATCAAAAGCATTGTCAACATCATCTTTTAGATTGGATAAAAAGGGAAGAAAAAGGGGTTTTACATATAGGAATTGGCCATGGAGCATTACAAAATCTTTCGCCAGATTTAGATAACAGATATTTTCAAATGACTGAAAGGGAGCTAGAAAAAACTGGCCTTGATTTATGGTTATTAGGACACACCCATATTCCTTATCCAGGTGAAAAGGAAGTGCAAAATCAGAAAATCTTTAACGCCGGGACCCCTGAACCAGATGGTTTAGATTGTAAACATCCCGGATATGCATGGTTAATAACTGTAGAAGAAGATAAAGAGGTATCTGGTAAATTAATAGAAACAGGGATTTATAAATTTTACGATTTAGAAAAGGAAATTCAACACGAATTTGATTTAGAGAAATTAGTAGAAGAACTATTACAAAATAATCCTGAAAGAAAAATAGTGAGGTTAAAGTTAGCGGGGAGAGTTACAAGGGAATTATTAGATAAAATTTTAGTGGATTTAAAAGAAGTTGAAGAACAATTGGCAGCTCTTGAGATAGATAATTCATTAAAATTAAAAATAACAGAAGAAGATATTCAAAAAGAATTTAGTGAAAATTCTTTTCCCTATAAAATATTAAAAACCATTTTAGAAGAAGATGAAGATGCTCTACAGTTGGCCTATGAATTAATTAGGGGGTGTAAATATGAAAATTAA
- a CDS encoding 4Fe-4S binding protein → MLFRYIIKQLTKVNVPVLKKESCISFRNNKNKCNRCLEVCPNSCIEIDNNGIELDEDLCLGCGICTTVCPSQSLYSKGEKEEQLLSRVEELPKIVLGCEEKNDGNLKVPCLNGLHRELLTAIFILLKDKEIYFNVSGCENCQVQKDYKIFKENLEAAQKFLSNFNLKSNINLITNTKDVPQQVLELSRRDFMVMLKEQTKEKTLEVLKKKNNSKTPYHRKIFLEELKGLKVENIVLDKENSLLQGWNVTENCDGCGFCQAICPNKAWKLEKNKLSFNISQCTNCRLCVELCPQKSIISADLVLSEIDGYRIKKEFNIKVCRKCGKEFIEKGLEEFCLTCKKRANLLKANTNG, encoded by the coding sequence TTGTTATTCCGCTATATAATTAAACAGTTAACTAAGGTAAATGTTCCGGTATTAAAAAAAGAAAGTTGTATTTCCTTTAGGAATAACAAAAATAAGTGTAACAGATGTTTAGAAGTTTGTCCTAACAGTTGCATAGAAATAGATAATAATGGAATAGAATTAGATGAAGATTTATGTTTAGGATGTGGAATTTGTACTACAGTATGTCCTAGTCAATCCTTGTATTCTAAAGGGGAAAAGGAAGAACAACTACTTTCTAGAGTTGAAGAATTACCTAAAATTGTCCTTGGTTGTGAAGAAAAAAATGATGGTAATTTAAAGGTTCCCTGTTTAAATGGCTTACATCGGGAACTTCTAACAGCGATTTTTATATTGCTAAAAGATAAAGAAATTTACTTTAATGTTAGTGGATGTGAAAACTGTCAGGTACAAAAAGATTATAAAATTTTTAAAGAAAACTTAGAAGCAGCACAAAAATTTCTTTCTAATTTTAATCTGAAATCTAATATTAATTTAATAACCAATACTAAAGATGTACCTCAACAAGTTCTAGAGTTATCTCGACGGGACTTTATGGTAATGTTAAAAGAACAAACCAAGGAAAAAACTTTAGAAGTTTTGAAGAAAAAGAATAACTCAAAAACCCCTTACCATAGAAAAATCTTTTTAGAGGAGTTAAAAGGGTTAAAGGTTGAAAATATAGTCCTTGACAAAGAAAATTCTCTATTACAAGGGTGGAATGTGACAGAGAATTGCGATGGCTGCGGTTTTTGTCAAGCAATCTGTCCTAATAAAGCTTGGAAACTAGAAAAAAACAAATTATCCTTTAACATTAGTCAATGTACCAATTGTAGATTGTGTGTAGAGCTGTGTCCGCAAAAAAGTATCATTTCTGCTGACTTAGTTTTGTCTGAGATCGATGGATATAGAATTAAAAAGGAATTTAATATAAAAGTTTGTAGAAAATGTGGAAAAGAATTTATAGAAAAAGGGCTAGAAGAATTCTGTTTAACTTGTAAAAAAAGGGCTAATCTTTTAAAAGCCAATACTAATGGGTAA
- the tatC gene encoding twin-arginine translocase subunit TatC: protein MEQYGKMSIIGHLSELRKRIIISFLAFVVGFIISYTFIDEIRSFVLKPAQGLELIYLSPPELFLAYLKIAFITGFILASPVIILQFWLFIKPALKKEEKKHLIFAMIMGLIFFLIGASFAYYVIIPMSINFFVRMSVDDITPMFSVVNYLKFVNSLLLSFGLVFQLPLLIILLSQLNLITPKTLRKYRKFVILAIFTVSAFITPPDIISQVMMAVPMMILYEFSLIASSVIYKRKKNKNK from the coding sequence GTGGAACAATATGGGAAGATGTCAATAATTGGACATCTGTCAGAGTTAAGGAAACGGATAATTATAAGTTTTTTAGCTTTTGTAGTAGGTTTTATAATAAGCTATACCTTTATTGATGAAATACGTTCTTTTGTTTTAAAGCCAGCCCAAGGGTTAGAATTAATCTATTTAAGCCCTCCTGAATTGTTTTTAGCTTATTTGAAAATAGCCTTTATAACCGGCTTTATTTTAGCATCACCAGTAATTATTTTACAGTTCTGGTTATTTATAAAACCAGCTTTAAAAAAAGAAGAAAAAAAACACCTAATTTTCGCAATGATTATGGGGTTAATATTTTTCTTGATAGGGGCTAGTTTTGCATACTATGTAATTATTCCAATGAGCATTAACTTTTTTGTAAGGATGTCAGTTGATGATATAACACCGATGTTTTCAGTAGTAAATTACCTTAAATTCGTAAATTCTTTGCTTTTATCCTTTGGATTGGTATTTCAGTTACCGCTGTTAATAATTTTATTATCTCAGTTAAATTTAATTACACCAAAAACTTTAAGGAAGTATCGAAAGTTTGTAATACTTGCAATTTTTACAGTATCAGCTTTTATAACTCCTCCAGATATAATATCCCAGGTTATGATGGCGGTACCGATGATGATTCTTTACGAATTTAGTTTAATAGCTTCTTCCGTTATTTATAAAAGGAAGAAGAATAAAAATAAATAA
- a CDS encoding molybdopterin-dependent oxidoreductase translates to MEISRRAFIGGSVVAAILGAIGLKMRERRLDTIEEGRDKKVGPLVEGTWKPTGCLGCTSWCAKEAFIVDGRAIKIRANKVSKIHGGHDCPRAHLAIQQVYDPDRIKQPMKRTNPKKGLNEDPGFVPISWDEAMDILADKIMELRKNDETYKFAVFRGRYTNINGLLYSNLPKIIGSPNNISHSSICAEAEKFGPYYTQGYWNYRDYDVENTKYIICWGVDPLCSNRQVSHYLNVFGQLLERGVKIVTIDPKYSNTAAKSHVWMPVKPGQDGALATAMAHVILTEGLWSKEFVGDFKDGQNRFVTGKTVDEELFEENHTFGLVKWWNLELKDRTPEWAEEVCGVDSETIKNVAIEFAKAGPYAMVFMGGGSNMQIRGGYNSMAVHALNGLVGSVDHEGGTLTGRSPRLQSLPKPDDFMDEMAQRNSKKQKIDQRGYKEFPALKDGKSGGGVVTNRVADAILAEDPYKLKVILAYFCNFNYSCPETKRWHEAMAKVDFLAHCVTHYSEMSHFADLLLPSTHHSFEQMSSAAQKANSYTHLWINERLIDPVYDVKNPETEIPWLLGEKLAQKGFTNLLDYLKTYKDPETGKEPTNPLELELYTLKIRTQPIWDPAKYEETGNHGDKFNSWQEFIQKGIWNSAPYQFKKLWSNMPTETGKFEFYSATLKKALESHAEKHKTTVDDILKTCKYEAKGELAFVPHYEEPYMVGSKNDYPFDFIDAKSRLAREGRSANCSWFQEFKDSDPGDIKWGDCIKMNPDDAERLGLKDGDKVKVISPVGEVVTTLKLWEALRPGTVQKTFGQGHWAMGHIAAEDFAKRIPRGSNNNDIMAAEYERLSGSTAFYGSFRVRIEKA, encoded by the coding sequence ATGGAAATCAGTAGAAGAGCTTTTATTGGTGGCTCGGTAGTAGCAGCTATTTTAGGGGCCATAGGGTTAAAAATGAGGGAAAGGAGATTAGATACCATCGAAGAAGGACGGGATAAAAAAGTTGGTCCTTTAGTAGAAGGTACTTGGAAGCCAACAGGATGTTTAGGTTGTACATCTTGGTGTGCTAAAGAAGCCTTTATTGTCGATGGTAGAGCAATTAAGATTAGAGCTAATAAAGTATCTAAAATCCATGGAGGCCATGACTGTCCAAGGGCCCATTTGGCAATTCAACAGGTTTACGATCCCGATCGGATTAAACAACCAATGAAAAGGACTAATCCGAAAAAGGGGTTAAATGAAGACCCTGGCTTTGTACCTATTTCTTGGGATGAAGCTATGGATATCCTCGCTGATAAGATAATGGAATTGAGGAAAAATGATGAAACATACAAATTTGCGGTGTTTAGAGGCCGTTATACTAATATAAATGGGTTGCTATACAGCAATTTACCTAAAATTATAGGTTCGCCCAATAATATATCCCATAGCTCAATTTGTGCAGAAGCAGAAAAGTTTGGGCCCTACTACACTCAAGGATATTGGAATTATCGAGATTATGATGTAGAAAATACTAAATATATAATTTGTTGGGGAGTAGACCCATTATGTTCTAATCGTCAAGTATCCCACTACTTAAATGTCTTTGGCCAACTTTTAGAAAGGGGAGTAAAAATTGTAACAATTGACCCTAAATATTCTAACACAGCGGCTAAGTCCCATGTCTGGATGCCTGTAAAACCTGGCCAAGACGGAGCTTTAGCAACTGCCATGGCCCACGTAATTTTAACGGAAGGTTTATGGTCAAAGGAATTTGTAGGTGATTTTAAAGATGGTCAAAATCGTTTTGTAACTGGTAAAACAGTTGATGAAGAACTTTTTGAAGAAAACCATACCTTTGGCTTAGTAAAATGGTGGAATTTAGAATTAAAAGATAGAACACCTGAGTGGGCTGAAGAAGTATGCGGAGTAGATAGTGAAACAATTAAAAATGTAGCAATTGAGTTTGCTAAAGCCGGTCCATACGCAATGGTCTTTATGGGTGGAGGATCTAACATGCAAATCCGTGGAGGCTATAACTCTATGGCAGTTCACGCCCTTAACGGGTTGGTAGGCTCTGTTGACCATGAAGGAGGAACTTTGACAGGAAGAAGTCCTAGATTGCAAAGTTTACCAAAACCTGACGATTTTATGGATGAAATGGCACAGAGAAATAGTAAAAAGCAGAAAATTGATCAAAGGGGTTATAAAGAATTCCCTGCTTTAAAAGATGGAAAATCTGGTGGTGGAGTTGTTACTAATCGGGTAGCAGATGCAATATTAGCAGAAGATCCTTATAAGCTTAAAGTTATTTTAGCTTACTTCTGTAATTTCAATTATTCCTGCCCTGAAACTAAGCGTTGGCATGAAGCTATGGCTAAAGTTGACTTTTTAGCCCATTGTGTAACCCATTATTCAGAAATGAGCCACTTTGCTGATCTGTTATTGCCATCCACCCATCATTCCTTTGAACAGATGAGCTCTGCTGCTCAAAAGGCAAATTCTTACACCCATCTATGGATTAATGAGCGTTTAATTGATCCTGTTTACGATGTTAAAAATCCAGAAACAGAAATTCCTTGGTTACTTGGTGAAAAATTAGCACAAAAAGGATTTACTAATTTATTGGATTATCTAAAAACTTATAAAGATCCTGAGACCGGTAAAGAACCAACTAATCCTTTAGAATTAGAACTATATACTTTAAAAATTAGAACACAACCAATATGGGATCCAGCAAAATATGAGGAGACTGGTAATCACGGAGATAAATTTAATTCTTGGCAAGAATTTATTCAAAAAGGTATTTGGAATTCTGCACCTTATCAATTCAAAAAACTCTGGAGTAATATGCCTACTGAAACTGGAAAATTTGAGTTCTATAGTGCTACATTAAAAAAAGCATTAGAAAGTCATGCTGAAAAACATAAAACAACGGTAGACGACATTTTGAAAACTTGTAAATATGAAGCTAAGGGTGAATTGGCATTTGTTCCCCACTATGAAGAGCCATACATGGTAGGTTCAAAAAATGATTACCCCTTTGATTTCATTGATGCTAAATCTCGATTGGCGAGGGAAGGTCGCTCAGCTAACTGTTCTTGGTTCCAAGAATTTAAGGATTCTGACCCTGGGGATATTAAATGGGGAGATTGTATCAAAATGAATCCAGATGATGCTGAAAGGTTAGGATTAAAAGATGGGGATAAAGTAAAGGTAATTTCTCCAGTTGGAGAAGTTGTCACCACATTAAAATTATGGGAAGCCCTTAGACCTGGTACGGTACAAAAGACCTTTGGGCAAGGACATTGGGCTATGGGTCATATAGCGGCAGAAGATTTTGCTAAAAGAATACCTAGGGGTTCTAACAATAATGATATAATGGCAGCGGAATATGAAAGATTAAGTGGTTCTACTGCTTTCTATGGTAGCTTTAGAGTTAGAATAGAAAAAGCATAA
- the tatA gene encoding twin-arginine translocase TatA/TatE family subunit, translating into MPSLGAKELILILIIALVIFGPSKLPEIGKAFGKSIREFKVHANKISEDLDVEEKKDDKKA; encoded by the coding sequence ATGCCAAGTTTAGGTGCAAAAGAGTTAATATTAATTTTAATAATAGCTTTAGTAATCTTTGGGCCAAGCAAACTACCGGAAATAGGGAAAGCCTTTGGCAAATCAATAAGGGAATTTAAAGTCCACGCTAATAAAATATCTGAAGACTTAGATGTAGAAGAAAAAAAAGATGATAAAAAAGCTTAA